The following coding sequences lie in one Silvibacterium dinghuense genomic window:
- a CDS encoding riboflavin synthase: MFTGLIEATGKILGVEERPGARRIAVEAPVLAERLREGDSIAVSGVCLTALDIAAPVFYADLAAETIARTSLTALKAGAAVNLELPTPAGAPLGGHIVQGHVDGTGTLRVLRPLTPGAENTDWWLEIEVPEHLRGYMVEKGSIAIEGISLTIARWDGAVVSVAIIPHTYAATNLHTLTPGSPVNLEADVLIKHALQKTKAPEFELTVDYLIANGY; encoded by the coding sequence ATGTTCACTGGATTGATCGAAGCAACCGGGAAGATTCTTGGGGTAGAAGAGCGGCCGGGAGCGCGGCGCATTGCCGTGGAGGCACCGGTGCTGGCGGAGCGGCTGAGGGAAGGCGACAGCATTGCGGTAAGCGGTGTGTGCCTGACGGCGCTCGATATCGCGGCCCCGGTGTTTTATGCCGACCTCGCCGCAGAGACGATTGCGCGGACTTCGCTGACGGCGTTGAAGGCCGGCGCGGCGGTGAATCTCGAATTGCCCACGCCGGCAGGCGCGCCGTTGGGCGGCCATATCGTGCAGGGCCACGTGGACGGTACCGGCACGCTGCGTGTGCTGCGTCCGCTGACGCCGGGCGCGGAGAACACCGACTGGTGGCTGGAGATCGAGGTGCCGGAGCATCTACGCGGCTACATGGTGGAAAAAGGCTCGATTGCGATCGAGGGCATCAGCCTGACGATTGCACGCTGGGATGGTGCGGTTGTATCGGTGGCGATCATTCCGCATACCTATGCGGCGACCAACCTGCACACGCTGACGCCGGGCTCGCCGGTCAATCTCGAGGCGGATGTGCTGATCAAGCACGCGCTGCAGAAGACAAAAGCGCCGGAGTTCGAGCTGACGGTGGATTACCTGATCGCAAACGGATATTAG
- a CDS encoding ABC transporter permease: protein MAWFFGEKRKQDLEDELASHLAMAAAERRAAGENVTEADTNARRELGNAALVQEATRASWGWLRVERVVQDLRYALRQMRRSPGFAASVIGTLALGIGAATAMFTVVDHVMLQPLPYKDAGRLVKLSAGGGMFQYSPTYQDISAWQQRLKSYEGIAFSSSTNGRSFLETGDSATQISMTNVSANLFSLLGVSPLIGPGLPSGPESFAKTARDSDVVLGYSTWQALFHGDQNVIGKTAKINGKSYLIVGVMPRGFFYPDRRDLSPVWVPVTLGDKDRESNVNSRYYATIARLKPGVKIESALAELTAVQAQLVKNVGNHDWQESAKHVKVERYEEGLISKDERGALLALLGASGVLWLIACVNATNLLLARASARQREIAMRGALGAGRTRLLQQMVIEGLVLSGAASLIGAGMAMLAVRVFQHALKQSLPLAVPALPSVTVMVTLAGLTLFSAVLASVWPALIAVSAPIEPVLRQGGQQGGVSRGQQRLRGGLVVAEIAMSLALLACCGLLLRTIYALRQVPLGFRTDHILVASLDVPTYRYAKVNAATELYAPLLERAQHLPGVTAAGLMTQVPLDSNFTMRIGLYKTTYGDPKSKPVSVTSAFQAVSPDMQRVFAFQMLRGRYFEPQDTASSEPVIVVNRAFARAFFPEEQDPGKVIGKEVISVGGENSKSAKIVGVLDDFHQASVGGEAAPEVEVNLAQLTPDSGFYTVLEGIAMDLAVRTEREPAQVIPELRAALKQASPELANSRITTMNQIVEDSYGSQMLAARLLEIFAGSALLLCVAGLYGLLAYVVSQRTREMGVRFALGASRGNVMALVMRQAGALVGVGVVLGLVLAYFAGRLVSSYLYGVKAHDGWTLSGVALVLTAAAACAAWLPARRAASVNPVEALRAE, encoded by the coding sequence ATGGCCTGGTTCTTTGGCGAGAAGCGCAAGCAGGATCTGGAAGACGAGCTGGCGTCGCACCTGGCGATGGCGGCGGCGGAGCGTCGTGCGGCGGGTGAGAATGTAACCGAAGCGGATACAAATGCGCGGCGGGAGCTGGGCAATGCCGCTCTGGTGCAGGAGGCGACGCGGGCTTCGTGGGGATGGCTGCGCGTGGAACGGGTGGTACAGGACCTGCGCTACGCGCTGCGGCAGATGCGCCGCTCGCCTGGCTTTGCGGCGTCGGTGATCGGGACTCTCGCGCTTGGGATAGGCGCGGCCACGGCGATGTTCACGGTGGTCGATCACGTGATGCTCCAGCCGCTGCCTTACAAGGATGCGGGCAGGCTGGTGAAGCTTTCGGCAGGGGGAGGGATGTTCCAATATTCGCCAACCTATCAGGATATTTCAGCGTGGCAGCAACGGCTGAAGAGCTATGAAGGCATCGCATTTTCCAGCAGTACGAATGGCCGCAGCTTTCTCGAGACCGGGGACAGCGCGACGCAGATATCAATGACCAATGTGAGCGCGAACCTGTTCTCGCTGCTGGGCGTGTCGCCGCTGATCGGTCCCGGGCTTCCATCGGGGCCGGAGAGCTTTGCGAAAACAGCGCGGGACAGCGATGTGGTCCTCGGCTACTCGACATGGCAGGCGTTGTTTCATGGCGACCAGAATGTGATCGGAAAGACAGCAAAGATCAATGGTAAGAGCTACCTCATCGTTGGCGTGATGCCGCGCGGGTTCTTCTATCCGGATCGCCGCGACCTGTCCCCGGTGTGGGTTCCTGTCACGCTCGGAGACAAGGATCGCGAGTCGAATGTTAACAGTCGTTACTATGCGACGATTGCGCGGCTCAAGCCTGGTGTGAAGATCGAATCTGCGCTTGCCGAGTTGACGGCCGTGCAGGCGCAACTAGTGAAGAACGTCGGCAATCATGATTGGCAGGAGAGCGCGAAGCACGTCAAGGTCGAGCGTTATGAAGAAGGGCTCATCTCAAAAGACGAGCGCGGCGCTTTGCTCGCGTTGCTGGGCGCATCCGGCGTGCTCTGGTTGATTGCCTGCGTGAATGCGACCAACCTGCTGCTGGCGCGAGCCTCGGCGCGGCAGCGCGAGATTGCCATGCGCGGCGCGCTCGGCGCTGGACGCACGCGGCTGCTGCAGCAGATGGTCATCGAAGGACTGGTGCTGAGTGGTGCGGCATCGCTGATCGGCGCGGGCATGGCTATGCTTGCAGTGCGTGTCTTTCAGCATGCGCTCAAGCAGAGCCTGCCGCTTGCGGTGCCGGCGCTGCCATCTGTCACCGTAATGGTTACATTAGCTGGACTCACGCTGTTCTCGGCCGTGCTGGCCTCGGTGTGGCCGGCGCTCATTGCGGTAAGTGCGCCCATCGAGCCGGTGCTGCGCCAGGGCGGCCAGCAGGGTGGGGTGAGCCGCGGTCAGCAGAGGCTGCGCGGCGGCCTCGTCGTGGCTGAGATTGCGATGTCGCTGGCACTGCTGGCCTGCTGCGGGTTATTACTGCGCACCATTTACGCATTGCGTCAGGTGCCGCTGGGCTTCCGCACCGATCACATTCTTGTTGCGAGCCTCGATGTCCCCACCTATCGCTACGCGAAGGTAAATGCTGCCACCGAGCTCTATGCGCCGTTGCTCGAGCGTGCCCAGCATCTGCCGGGTGTGACTGCGGCCGGACTGATGACGCAGGTGCCGCTCGACAGCAATTTCACCATGCGCATCGGTCTCTACAAGACCACATACGGTGATCCCAAAAGTAAGCCGGTGTCGGTAACTTCGGCATTTCAGGCGGTAAGCCCGGATATGCAGCGTGTCTTCGCCTTCCAGATGCTGCGCGGGCGCTACTTCGAGCCACAGGATACGGCATCGTCTGAGCCGGTGATCGTGGTCAATCGCGCCTTTGCGCGGGCATTTTTTCCCGAGGAACAGGACCCGGGAAAGGTGATCGGCAAGGAGGTCATCAGCGTTGGCGGAGAGAACAGTAAGTCGGCGAAGATCGTCGGGGTGCTCGACGATTTTCACCAGGCGTCGGTGGGTGGTGAGGCGGCGCCCGAAGTCGAGGTAAACCTTGCGCAGCTCACCCCGGACAGCGGCTTCTACACGGTGCTTGAGGGCATTGCGATGGACCTGGCGGTGCGCACCGAGCGCGAGCCGGCGCAGGTGATCCCAGAACTGCGTGCGGCGCTCAAGCAGGCGAGCCCGGAGCTGGCCAACTCGCGCATCACCACCATGAACCAGATTGTCGAAGACTCTTATGGCAGTCAGATGCTGGCGGCGCGGCTGCTCGAAATCTTTGCCGGCTCGGCACTGCTGTTATGCGTGGCAGGGCTCTATGGACTGCTGGCCTATGTGGTGAGTCAACGGACGCGCGAGATGGGCGTGCGCTTCGCTCTCGGTGCGAGCCGAGGCAATGTGATGGCCCTGGTGATGCGGCAGGCGGGTGCTCTGGTGGGCGTGGGAGTGGTGCTGGGGCTGGTGCTGGCGTATTTCGCTGGCAGGCTGGTGAGCAGCTATCTCTACGGCGTGAAGGCTCACGATGGCTGGACGCTGAGCGGCGTGGCGCTGGTACTTACTGCCGCTGCCGCCTGTGCAGCATGGCTGCCTGCGCGACGCGCAGCGAGCGTGAATCCGGTCGAGGCGTTGAGAGCGGAATAA
- a CDS encoding antitoxin: MSQTAKARVFMNGRSQHVTIPAEFRFRSAQVTVRRDPASGDLILSEVPDIQEVFAALDAAKIPADFLCDEDRDRQPAPEREALHTL; encoded by the coding sequence ATGTCGCAAACCGCCAAGGCACGTGTCTTTATGAATGGCCGGAGCCAGCACGTCACGATTCCGGCTGAGTTCCGTTTTCGCAGCGCGCAGGTAACAGTCCGCCGCGATCCGGCGAGCGGCGATCTCATTCTTTCGGAAGTGCCAGACATTCAAGAGGTCTTTGCCGCACTCGATGCGGCGAAGATTCCGGCAGACTTCCTGTGCGATGAGGATCGTGATCGCCAGCCAGCCCCGGAGCGCGAAGCGCTCCATACGTTGTAA
- a CDS encoding PadR family transcriptional regulator — MAKEKYQNRIELLQGTLDLLILETLRWGAQHGYGIGQAIRARSGEVLQVETGSLYPALHRLEKQKWIKSKWGVTDQNQRAKFYELTKDGKAQLLRDRSKWEAMVQAMAGVLGAVPEAEG; from the coding sequence ATGGCGAAAGAAAAATATCAGAACCGCATCGAGCTGCTGCAGGGCACGCTGGACCTGCTGATTCTCGAAACCCTGCGCTGGGGTGCGCAGCATGGCTACGGCATCGGTCAGGCCATCCGTGCGCGCTCGGGTGAGGTGCTGCAGGTAGAGACGGGATCGCTCTATCCGGCACTGCACCGGCTCGAAAAGCAGAAGTGGATCAAGAGCAAATGGGGTGTGACTGACCAGAATCAGCGGGCAAAGTTTTATGAACTGACAAAGGATGGCAAGGCCCAGCTGCTGCGAGACCGCTCGAAGTGGGAGGCCATGGTGCAGGCCATGGCAGGCGTGCTGGGAGCGGTGCCGGAAGCGGAAGGCTGA
- a CDS encoding DUF4174 domain-containing protein, with product MHRMAAGISAAAIRVYRNMQNRNVPQFCRTLAAVVSLASAALLPATLQAQASLKCQVQPQTLAAMHHCYRPLLVFSPRGDNAALRAQIQNLDNDADDMMDRFVLLTPILADSHGYQPPLDSPHALLPGTEMASIRRRFQVPDGTFLVLLLEENGAVALRSSHPVSTDRLNALIDTMPDRKIERQRKDAY from the coding sequence ATGCATCGAATGGCCGCGGGCATCTCTGCCGCGGCCATTCGTGTCTATCGAAATATGCAGAACAGGAACGTCCCCCAATTCTGCCGCACCCTCGCGGCTGTGGTGTCACTCGCGTCTGCCGCGCTGCTGCCCGCTACACTCCAGGCCCAGGCAAGCCTCAAGTGCCAGGTGCAGCCGCAGACCCTTGCAGCCATGCACCATTGCTACCGTCCGCTGCTGGTCTTCAGCCCACGCGGAGATAATGCCGCGCTCCGCGCCCAGATTCAGAACCTCGATAACGACGCCGACGACATGATGGACCGCTTTGTGCTGCTCACGCCCATCCTCGCCGACAGCCATGGTTACCAGCCGCCGCTCGACTCGCCTCACGCCTTACTCCCCGGCACAGAAATGGCCAGCATTCGCCGCCGCTTCCAGGTGCCCGATGGGACATTTCTCGTCCTGCTGCTGGAGGAGAACGGAGCCGTCGCACTGCGCAGCAGCCATCCTGTCTCGACGGATCGCCTGAACGCACTCATCGACACCATGCCGGATCGCAAAATCGAGCGTCAAAGAAAAGACGCGTACTAA
- the ilvN gene encoding acetolactate synthase small subunit: MLHTFVALVEDKPGVLTRVASLFRRLNVNIVSLTVGRSEKSGVSRMTIVSEASPTAGHRIMASLYKLENVVEVDDVSQSPNVARELALIKVAATPKTRSHIFELVEVFRARIVDLAPESLMIEITGVESKIEGLIQVLNESEDRILEISRTGRMTMRRGQHTSRVLDAMRVPRPEAEAEDDDTVRDLAAEETEIPPVI; encoded by the coding sequence ATGCTGCACACATTCGTCGCACTCGTTGAAGACAAGCCCGGCGTGCTCACCCGCGTCGCTTCGCTCTTTCGCAGGCTCAACGTGAACATCGTCTCGCTGACCGTCGGCCGTTCGGAGAAGTCCGGCGTCTCGCGCATGACGATCGTCTCGGAAGCCTCTCCGACCGCCGGCCATCGCATCATGGCCAGCCTCTACAAACTGGAAAATGTCGTGGAAGTGGACGATGTCAGCCAGTCGCCCAACGTCGCCCGTGAGCTTGCGCTCATCAAGGTGGCGGCCACACCCAAGACCCGCTCGCACATCTTCGAACTGGTCGAGGTCTTCCGCGCGCGCATCGTCGATCTGGCGCCCGAATCGCTGATGATCGAGATCACCGGCGTCGAGAGCAAGATCGAAGGACTCATCCAGGTTCTGAACGAGAGCGAAGACCGCATTCTCGAAATCTCCCGCACCGGCCGCATGACCATGCGCCGCGGCCAGCACACCAGCCGCGTCCTCGATGCCATGCGCGTTCCCCGGCCTGAAGCCGAAGCCGAGGACGACGACACGGTGCGCGACCTTGCAGCTGAAGAGACCGAAATTCCGCCGGTCATCTAA
- the ilvB gene encoding biosynthetic-type acetolactate synthase large subunit, with amino-acid sequence MSEAKIAGTRLTGAEIMWATLEGEGVREVFGYPGGAILPVYDALRKFPIRHILVRHEQGAAHMADGFARASGKIGVAIATSGPGATNLVTGIATAMLDSVPMLCITGQVSSKALGSDAFQEVDITGITLPITKHNYLVTRAEDIAPTIREAIQVALSGRPGPVLVDITKDAQQNTADFDFEAAAPKAYRPHPMLRSEHTSVLEAVSLIRSAKRPIILAGHGIIQSGAREQVLALAERLQIPIATTLLGLGGVPATHPLQLGMMGMHGESWVNNAIQSSDLLIACGMRFDDRVTGTLATYAPDAKKIHIEIDPAEINKNVKVDVALIGDLAEMLEILLPHLSPISGESAWVREVNAMKGESAVRDIQNLPDTGHLYAAHVMHDLWHATNGRAVVATDVGQHQMWEAQYYKHEDPRSLITSGGLGTMGFALPAGIGAKVGAPEKEVWVIAGDGGFQMTACELSTIAQENLDINIAVVNNGYLGMVRQWQEFFYEKNYESSPILSPDFVKLAEAHGIPGITVRTRAEVAPAVEAARKHKGPFLVHFLVEKEDSVYPMIPAGSALHEMIRRPEKNPLIETAQD; translated from the coding sequence ATGAGCGAAGCGAAAATCGCAGGCACGCGCTTAACCGGCGCCGAGATCATGTGGGCCACCCTCGAAGGCGAGGGTGTCCGCGAGGTCTTCGGCTATCCCGGCGGAGCCATCCTGCCCGTCTATGACGCGCTGCGCAAGTTCCCCATCCGCCACATCCTGGTGCGCCACGAGCAGGGCGCAGCGCACATGGCCGACGGCTTCGCGCGCGCCTCGGGCAAGATCGGCGTAGCCATCGCCACCTCCGGCCCCGGCGCGACGAACCTCGTCACCGGCATCGCCACGGCCATGCTCGACTCCGTCCCCATGCTCTGCATCACCGGCCAGGTCTCGAGCAAGGCGCTCGGCTCCGATGCCTTCCAGGAAGTCGACATCACCGGCATCACGCTGCCCATCACCAAGCACAACTATCTGGTGACACGCGCCGAAGACATCGCTCCGACCATCCGCGAGGCCATCCAGGTGGCACTCTCCGGCCGTCCCGGCCCGGTGCTGGTCGATATCACCAAGGATGCGCAGCAGAACACCGCGGATTTCGACTTCGAAGCCGCCGCACCCAAGGCGTATCGTCCGCATCCCATGCTTCGCTCCGAACATACATCGGTGCTCGAAGCCGTCAGCCTGATCCGCAGCGCGAAGCGCCCGATCATCCTCGCTGGCCACGGCATCATCCAGTCGGGCGCGCGTGAGCAGGTGCTTGCTCTCGCTGAGCGGCTGCAGATTCCCATCGCCACCACGCTGCTGGGACTGGGCGGTGTGCCCGCCACGCATCCCTTGCAATTAGGCATGATGGGCATGCACGGCGAGTCGTGGGTGAACAACGCCATCCAATCGTCCGACCTGCTCATCGCCTGCGGCATGCGCTTCGACGACCGCGTGACCGGCACGCTGGCCACCTACGCGCCGGACGCGAAGAAGATTCACATCGAGATCGATCCGGCCGAGATCAACAAGAACGTCAAGGTCGACGTTGCCCTCATCGGCGACCTGGCCGAGATGCTCGAGATTTTGCTGCCGCATCTCTCGCCCATCAGCGGTGAGTCCGCGTGGGTGCGCGAAGTGAATGCGATGAAGGGCGAGTCCGCAGTGCGCGACATCCAGAACCTGCCCGACACCGGCCATCTCTACGCCGCGCATGTGATGCACGATCTCTGGCACGCGACCAACGGACGCGCGGTCGTCGCCACCGACGTAGGCCAGCACCAGATGTGGGAGGCGCAGTACTACAAGCACGAAGACCCGCGCTCGCTCATCACCTCGGGCGGCCTCGGCACCATGGGCTTCGCACTGCCTGCGGGCATCGGCGCCAAAGTCGGCGCGCCGGAGAAGGAAGTCTGGGTGATCGCCGGCGACGGCGGCTTCCAGATGACCGCCTGCGAGCTCTCCACCATCGCGCAGGAGAACCTCGACATCAACATCGCCGTGGTCAACAACGGCTATCTCGGCATGGTGCGCCAGTGGCAGGAGTTCTTCTACGAGAAGAACTACGAGTCTTCGCCCATCCTCAGCCCCGACTTCGTCAAGCTGGCCGAGGCCCACGGCATCCCCGGCATCACCGTCCGCACCCGCGCCGAGGTTGCGCCCGCGGTCGAGGCCGCACGCAAGCACAAGGGGCCGTTCCTCGTTCATTTCCTCGTCGAGAAGGAAGACTCGGTCTATCCGATGATCCCGGCAGGCTCCGCGCTGCACGAGATGATCCGCAGACCGGAAAAGAACCCGCTCATCGAGACCGCGCAGGATTAG
- a CDS encoding type II toxin-antitoxin system VapC family toxin, producing MGARYLLDTNTFSYIATGISPAARAEFQRLLHDPAAEVCISSITEAEVRYGMAKRALGPTRTRAIESLLLTVDILPWDSSAASVYGKARVAIEALGITVAAMDMLIGAHAASVGAVLVTRDSIFESIGTMLHLTATANWATDLP from the coding sequence GTGGGCGCACGATATCTGCTCGACACTAATACCTTCAGCTATATCGCTACGGGCATATCACCAGCGGCAAGAGCAGAGTTTCAACGGCTGCTTCATGATCCGGCGGCAGAAGTCTGCATCTCCTCCATTACGGAGGCGGAAGTCCGCTATGGGATGGCGAAACGGGCGCTCGGCCCAACCCGGACCCGTGCGATTGAAAGCCTGCTTCTTACCGTAGACATCCTGCCGTGGGATTCGAGCGCAGCATCGGTATATGGAAAGGCGCGTGTGGCCATCGAGGCGCTCGGAATTACCGTGGCAGCGATGGACATGCTGATTGGAGCGCACGCCGCCAGCGTTGGCGCAGTGCTTGTTACGCGAGACAGTATCTTCGAAAGCATCGGCACCATGTTGCATCTGACCGCCACAGCGAATTGGGCGACGGACCTTCCATAG
- a CDS encoding four helix bundle protein, translating to MLSSYQELIVWQKAMDLCVEIYRLTESFPRGEVYGLTSQLRRAGVSIASNIAEGYGRGSRGEYCQFLAIARGSNHEVQTQLLIAERLGFLTRDNRLRAEGLSEEIGRMLSKMLPELHPRDASPRHIMQRRG from the coding sequence ATGCTTTCCTCTTATCAGGAACTGATCGTCTGGCAGAAAGCGATGGATCTTTGCGTCGAGATCTACCGACTTACCGAGTCGTTTCCACGCGGAGAAGTTTATGGGCTCACAAGCCAATTGCGGCGGGCAGGAGTGTCGATCGCAAGCAATATTGCTGAGGGCTATGGACGCGGCTCTCGAGGAGAATACTGTCAGTTTCTCGCCATCGCGCGTGGATCGAATCACGAAGTGCAGACGCAACTGCTGATCGCGGAGAGACTGGGCTTCTTAACTCGTGATAATCGGCTGCGAGCGGAAGGCCTGTCGGAGGAAATAGGGCGCATGCTGAGCAAGATGCTCCCTGAGCTTCATCCGCGAGACGCCAGTCCCAGGCACATCATGCAGCGTCGGGGATAG
- the ribD gene encoding bifunctional diaminohydroxyphosphoribosylaminopyrimidine deaminase/5-amino-6-(5-phosphoribosylamino)uracil reductase RibD, producing the protein MTDTEALTSDRAEDMRWMQRALGLARQSIGLASPNPHVGCVLVKNGAVVGEGFHVYDRRDHAEIVALKAAGDAARGATAYVTLEPCSHTGRTGPCADALIAAGVARVVVATGDPNPQVNGQGMARIRAAGITVETDVCMDASRALNMGFARSIVSGVPFVTLKAGVSLDGRIAPAPSARPAGPPAAVMLTGEESRAEVQRMRHASDAILTGIHTVLADDPLLTDRSGLARRRPLLRVVLDSALRIPLDSKLVRTAVNDVLVFCTTPNPERRKALEVMGIEVEVLAGNGARVDLHEMLRALDRRGILSLLLECGSQLNGAFLREALVDRVTLFYAPVLLGEKAVPLIAEGEEVCWETRSTSSRHYGPDVCITTELRDPWRA; encoded by the coding sequence TTGGGGCTGGCCCGGCAGTCGATTGGTCTCGCCTCTCCCAATCCCCATGTGGGTTGCGTGCTGGTAAAAAACGGCGCGGTCGTGGGCGAGGGATTCCATGTCTACGACCGCCGGGATCACGCCGAGATCGTAGCCCTGAAGGCCGCGGGCGATGCTGCGCGCGGGGCTACGGCTTACGTGACGCTTGAGCCCTGTTCGCACACCGGGCGCACCGGCCCGTGCGCGGACGCGCTGATCGCCGCCGGCGTTGCGCGCGTAGTCGTGGCAACTGGTGATCCGAATCCGCAGGTAAACGGACAGGGCATGGCGCGCATCCGCGCGGCGGGTATCACGGTCGAGACGGATGTCTGCATGGACGCATCGCGGGCGCTGAACATGGGCTTTGCGCGTTCGATCGTGAGCGGTGTGCCGTTTGTGACGCTGAAGGCCGGTGTGTCGCTGGATGGACGGATTGCACCGGCACCGAGTGCGCGGCCGGCAGGTCCGCCGGCCGCGGTGATGCTGACCGGTGAAGAGTCGCGCGCCGAGGTGCAGCGGATGCGTCATGCCTCGGATGCGATCCTGACCGGGATTCATACCGTGCTGGCCGATGATCCCTTGCTGACCGACCGCAGCGGGCTTGCGCGCCGCCGTCCTTTGCTGCGCGTGGTGCTCGATTCGGCGCTGCGGATTCCATTGGACTCGAAGCTGGTGCGCACGGCTGTAAACGATGTGCTGGTCTTCTGCACGACACCGAATCCCGAGCGGCGCAAGGCGCTGGAGGTCATGGGCATCGAGGTGGAAGTGCTGGCAGGCAACGGGGCGCGCGTGGATCTGCACGAGATGTTGCGAGCTCTTGACCGGCGCGGCATCCTCTCTCTGCTGCTCGAGTGTGGCAGCCAGTTGAATGGCGCGTTTTTGCGCGAGGCCCTGGTCGACAGGGTGACGTTGTTCTATGCGCCGGTTCTGCTGGGAGAAAAAGCTGTGCCATTGATCGCGGAGGGCGAGGAAGTGTGTTGGGAGACGAGGTCGACCTCGTCGCGGCACTACGGTCCGGATGTGTGCATCACGACAGAGCTGCGCGATCCCTGGCGGGCATAG
- a CDS encoding sensor histidine kinase has translation MTTASSAIALDPAAASSPRTSLPQLVEALKRVTPLQGLEESEYIWLATHGLERFIPAGTTLFHEGDAAEAMIIVLRGEVHVRRERGGPAALFIGRAGQITGLLPFSRMKTYGGHGYTVADVSVLEYPRSIFPAMMQAVPSMTQRCVSVLLDRVREVTRLEQQTEKLTALGKLAANLAHEMNNPASAAQRAASGLLDELRVYGHEKYRLGGLCLDTAHMAQVRDWQDSVREHARHTPPETERHAQREDEVQEWLRGHGVEQSWKIAPELAELGVTAAQLEPLGSFLNAEALSIVLGQFSSSVRAERIAEAMLDSTARIFDLIRAIKDYSYMDQAPIQEVDVRQGLENTLTMLQSRLAHVEIERRYADDLPCIAAYGSELNQVWMGLLENALDAIDDHGKITLAVQISGDMLLIEVWDNGIGIGPEIRDRIFEPFFTTKAPGRGLGLGLDNVQRIVRRHRGYVSVESKPGATCFQIRLPIEQLLAY, from the coding sequence ATGACCACCGCCAGTTCCGCAATTGCGCTGGATCCGGCTGCTGCTTCTTCTCCTCGGACTTCCCTTCCACAGCTTGTGGAGGCTCTCAAGCGTGTTACCCCTCTGCAGGGGCTCGAGGAATCGGAATACATCTGGCTCGCGACGCACGGACTCGAGCGTTTTATTCCTGCCGGAACCACTCTCTTTCACGAAGGCGATGCCGCCGAGGCCATGATCATCGTGCTGCGCGGCGAGGTGCACGTCCGCCGCGAGCGTGGCGGCCCCGCGGCGCTCTTCATCGGCCGCGCCGGCCAGATCACCGGCCTGCTGCCCTTCTCGCGCATGAAGACCTACGGCGGCCACGGCTACACCGTCGCCGACGTCTCGGTGCTCGAGTATCCCCGCTCCATATTCCCGGCCATGATGCAGGCCGTACCCTCCATGACGCAGCGCTGCGTCTCCGTGCTGCTGGACCGCGTTCGCGAAGTGACACGGCTCGAGCAGCAGACGGAAAAGCTCACGGCACTGGGCAAGCTCGCCGCCAATCTCGCGCATGAGATGAATAACCCGGCCTCGGCCGCGCAACGCGCCGCCTCCGGCCTGCTCGATGAACTGCGCGTCTACGGCCACGAAAAATATCGCCTCGGCGGCCTTTGTCTCGATACGGCACATATGGCGCAGGTCCGTGACTGGCAGGACTCCGTGCGCGAGCACGCCCGCCATACCCCGCCGGAGACCGAGCGCCATGCCCAGCGCGAAGACGAGGTCCAGGAATGGCTTCGCGGCCACGGCGTGGAGCAGAGCTGGAAGATTGCCCCCGAGCTGGCCGAGCTTGGCGTCACCGCTGCTCAGCTCGAGCCGCTCGGCAGCTTCCTCAACGCCGAAGCGCTCTCGATTGTCCTCGGTCAGTTTTCTTCGTCGGTCCGCGCGGAGCGCATCGCCGAAGCCATGCTCGATTCGACAGCCCGCATCTTCGACCTCATCCGCGCCATCAAGGATTACTCCTACATGGACCAGGCGCCGATCCAGGAGGTCGACGTGCGCCAGGGGCTCGAGAACACGCTTACCATGCTCCAGTCGCGCCTTGCGCATGTCGAAATCGAGCGCCGCTACGCTGACGATCTGCCTTGCATCGCCGCCTACGGCAGCGAACTCAACCAGGTGTGGATGGGACTGCTCGAAAACGCCCTCGATGCCATCGACGATCACGGCAAGATCACCCTCGCCGTGCAGATATCGGGCGACATGCTGCTCATCGAGGTGTGGGACAACGGCATCGGCATCGGGCCCGAAATCCGCGACCGCATCTTCGAGCCCTTCTTCACGACCAAAGCGCCTGGCCGCGGACTCGGGCTCGGACTCGACAATGTGCAGCGCATCGTCCGCCGCCATCGCGGCTACGTCAGCGTCGAATCGAAACCAGGAGCCACCTGCTTCCAGATCCGCCTGCCGATCGAACAGCTGCTGGCGTACTGA